A single Dunckerocampus dactyliophorus isolate RoL2022-P2 chromosome 2, RoL_Ddac_1.1, whole genome shotgun sequence DNA region contains:
- the LOC129177888 gene encoding troponin T, slow skeletal muscle-like isoform X4, giving the protein MSDLEDQGVHQEDEDEEQGEGGERPKHKPVVTQLAAPKIPEGERVDFDDIHRKRMEKDLLELQTLIDVHFEQRKKEEEELIGLKSRIESRRAERAEQQRVRAEKERDRQTRIAEERHRKEEEEAKKRADDEAKKKKVLSNMGAHFGGLLAKVEQRRGKKQTAREIKKKTLAERKMPLAIDNLREDDLRKRAGEMWEWIYQLESEKFELSEKMKRQKYEINVLLNRIHHAQKFKKGHGKGKVGGRWK; this is encoded by the exons ATGTCTGATTTAGAAGACCAGGG AGTCCACCAGGAGG ATGAAGATGAGGAACAAGGAGAAGGAG GAGAACGGCccaaacacaa GCCAGTGGTCACACAACTCGCTGCCCCGAAAATCCCTGAAGGAGAGAGGGTGGATTTTGAT GATATCCACAGGAAGAGGATGGAGAAAGATCTTCTGGAGCTCCAAACTCTGATTGATGTCCACTTTGAGCAGAGGaaaaaagaagaggaggagctgATAGGGCTCAAATCGAGGATT GAGAGTCGCCGGGCAGAAAGAGCCGAGCAGCAGCGTGTGAGGGCCGAAAAGGAGCGGGACAGACAGACAAGGATCGCG GAGGAGAGgcacaggaaggaggaggaggaggctaaGAAGAGGGCGGATGACGAGGCCAAGAAAAAGAAAGTGCTCTCCAACATGGGGGCTCACTTTGGAGGATTACTTGCAAAA GTAGAACAGAGGAGGGGCAAGAAACAAACTGCTAGGGAGATTAAGAAGAAGACGCTGGCTGAGAGGAAGATGCCGCTCGCCATCGACAACCTGAGGGAAGATGACTTGAG AAAGAGAGCCGGAGAGATGTGGGAGTGGATCTACCAGCTGGAGTCTGAGAAGTTTGAACTGTCGGAGAAGATGAAGAGGCAGAAGTATGAG ATCAACGTCCTCCTGAACAGAATCCATCACGCTCAAAAGTT CAAAAAAGGTCACGGTAAAGGGAAGGTTGGAGGACGCTGGAAGTGA
- the LOC129177888 gene encoding troponin T, slow skeletal muscle-like isoform X3, translated as MFFCCELSAPVFFCLLISAVSSASRLSLVHEPLCQTRSGLQLPKAANNPHAHFYSTSPSCHPAAGAFYKRAVPQPVCTLRLIIPLNNCVTMSDLEDQGVHQEDEDEEQGEGGERPKHKPVVTQLAAPKIPEGERVDFDDIHRKRMEKDLLELQTLIDVHFEQRKKEEEELIGLKSRIESRRAERAEQQRVRAEKERDRQTRIAEERHRKEEEEAKKRADDEAKKKKVLSNMGAHFGGLLAKVEQRRGKKQTAREIKKKTLAERKMPLAIDNLREDDLRKRAGEMWEWIYQLESEKFELSEKMKRQKYEINVLLNRIHHAQKFKKGHGKGKVGGRWK; from the exons atgttcttttgttGTGAGCTGTCAGCACCTGTCTTTTTCTGTCTTCTTATTTCAGCTGTGAGCTCAGCATCGAGGCTCTCACTGGTGCACGAGCCACTCTGCCAGACTCGGTCGGGGCTTCAGCTCCCAAAAGCCGCCAATAATCCACATGCTCATTTTTATTCCACGTCCCCTTCTTGTCACCCCGCCGCTGGAGCCTTTTATAAAAGAGCTGTGCCTCAGCCAGTCTGCACGTTACGCCTCATCATCCCTCTGAATAACTG TGTCACAATGTCTGATTTAGAAGACCAGGG AGTCCACCAGGAGG ATGAAGATGAGGAACAAGGAGAAGGAG GAGAACGGCccaaacacaa GCCAGTGGTCACACAACTCGCTGCCCCGAAAATCCCTGAAGGAGAGAGGGTGGATTTTGAT GATATCCACAGGAAGAGGATGGAGAAAGATCTTCTGGAGCTCCAAACTCTGATTGATGTCCACTTTGAGCAGAGGaaaaaagaagaggaggagctgATAGGGCTCAAATCGAGGATT GAGAGTCGCCGGGCAGAAAGAGCCGAGCAGCAGCGTGTGAGGGCCGAAAAGGAGCGGGACAGACAGACAAGGATCGCG GAGGAGAGgcacaggaaggaggaggaggaggctaaGAAGAGGGCGGATGACGAGGCCAAGAAAAAGAAAGTGCTCTCCAACATGGGGGCTCACTTTGGAGGATTACTTGCAAAA GTAGAACAGAGGAGGGGCAAGAAACAAACTGCTAGGGAGATTAAGAAGAAGACGCTGGCTGAGAGGAAGATGCCGCTCGCCATCGACAACCTGAGGGAAGATGACTTGAG AAAGAGAGCCGGAGAGATGTGGGAGTGGATCTACCAGCTGGAGTCTGAGAAGTTTGAACTGTCGGAGAAGATGAAGAGGCAGAAGTATGAG ATCAACGTCCTCCTGAACAGAATCCATCACGCTCAAAAGTT CAAAAAAGGTCACGGTAAAGGGAAGGTTGGAGGACGCTGGAAGTGA